Proteins co-encoded in one Sandaracinaceae bacterium genomic window:
- a CDS encoding metallophosphoesterase, translating into MRVVDIDPEPCLQVPYLNAARRGGVDSCLLPVHLARVDALPACLDALVVTGDLQGVVPSHMGAESLLLGEALAIELLELDALAQPARVGVLLAGDLYSAPGGDVRGASGDVTGVWEAFAELYRWVAGVAGNHDRFGAEKDARRLYARPGVHRLDDRALELDGLRLGGVDHIIGNPDKPGRRDAFDFLDTLALVLAEDVDLLVLHEGPSGGPSQRGNDAIRSHLERAASGPLTICGHTHWDAPLAELDGGRQVLNVDARAVILQAQ; encoded by the coding sequence GTGCGCGTCGTCGACATCGACCCGGAGCCTTGCCTCCAGGTCCCCTACCTGAACGCGGCTCGGAGGGGCGGGGTCGACTCGTGCCTGCTGCCGGTCCACCTCGCGCGCGTCGACGCCCTCCCCGCCTGCCTCGACGCGCTGGTCGTCACGGGCGACCTGCAAGGCGTCGTGCCCTCCCACATGGGCGCGGAGAGCCTCCTGCTCGGTGAAGCCCTCGCCATCGAGCTGCTCGAGCTGGACGCCCTCGCCCAGCCAGCCCGGGTCGGCGTCCTCCTCGCGGGCGACCTCTACAGCGCGCCCGGGGGCGACGTGCGCGGCGCCTCGGGCGACGTGACGGGCGTGTGGGAGGCGTTCGCGGAGCTCTACCGCTGGGTCGCCGGCGTGGCCGGCAACCACGACCGCTTCGGCGCGGAGAAAGACGCGCGCCGCCTCTACGCCAGGCCCGGCGTGCACCGCCTCGACGACCGCGCGCTCGAGCTGGACGGCCTCCGGCTCGGCGGCGTCGACCACATCATCGGCAACCCCGACAAGCCGGGCCGGAGAGACGCCTTCGACTTCCTCGACACGCTCGCGCTCGTTCTCGCCGAAGACGTCGACCTGCTCGTCCTCCACGAGGGACCGAGCGGCGGCCCGAGCCAGCGAGGCAACGACGCCATCCGCTCCCACCTCGAGCGCGCGGCGTCAGGCCCCTTGACGATCTGCGGCCACACCCACTGGGACGCGCCGCTCGCGGAGCTCGACGGCGGCCGGCAGGTCCTCAACGTCGATGCGCGCGCGGTGATCCTTCAGGCCCAGTAG